The following coding sequences are from one Mycobacterium bourgelatii window:
- a CDS encoding pentapeptide repeat-containing protein — protein sequence MHWVDREFTGQDFRDLQDGDLSRLRTERAVFDECDFSGVNLAESEHRGSAFRNCTFRRTTLWHSTFAQCSMLGSVFVQCRLRPVSFEEVDFTLAVLGGNDLRGVDLTGCRLREASLVETDLRKAVLRGADLSGARTTGTRLDDADLRGAKADPSLWTSAKLAGARIDVPQALAFALAHGLRLDAQ from the coding sequence TTGCACTGGGTCGACCGCGAATTCACCGGGCAGGATTTCCGGGACCTCCAGGACGGGGACCTCAGCCGGCTGCGCACCGAACGTGCGGTGTTCGACGAATGCGATTTCAGCGGTGTCAACCTGGCCGAATCCGAACATCGCGGATCGGCGTTCCGCAACTGCACGTTCCGCCGAACAACGCTGTGGCACAGCACGTTTGCACAGTGCAGCATGCTGGGCTCGGTGTTCGTGCAGTGCCGGCTGCGGCCGGTGAGCTTCGAAGAAGTCGATTTCACCCTGGCGGTTCTCGGCGGCAATGACCTGCGCGGCGTCGACCTGACCGGGTGCCGGCTGCGGGAGGCCAGCTTGGTGGAGACCGACTTGCGCAAGGCCGTGCTGCGCGGCGCCGACCTCAGTGGCGCACGAACTACCGGCACCCGACTGGACGACGCCGACCTGCGCGGCGCCAAGGCCGACCCGTCGTTGTGGACCAGCGCCAAGCTGGCCGGAGCGCGCATCGACGTCCCGCAGGCACTCGCCTTCGCGCTGGCGCACGGGCTTCGGTTGGACGCGCAGTAG